A single Parabacteroides timonensis DNA region contains:
- a CDS encoding DEAD/DEAH box helicase family protein, protein MNTQTIYISKKENGKIQYLTEVLPMIPTNTILYKTLTGLGATYGELKADRNSIIIEPNVPVIVGKCSDPKHKEDNLFGVYEGIYAEDIIKYLEKSMDKQIKILTTPESFHKVKEAFEAMDMDIYGTCFLLFDECHKIVKDADYRSDITLPFDDFFLFNEKALVSATPISFSDPRFEKLKFQIVKIEPTFEYKLPVRLIHTNNVLEQLKRTLDKLDATNICFFVNSTDMIYSFIKQLDIESESTVFCAKKSVENLKSQKFKHAFEQWSKSRMEKYNFFTSRFYNALDIELDIKPTVIMISDVYFSEYSMIDPNTDAIQAIGRFRNGVDSVYHIFNTNANLPVRTKEEINIYLQVSKEVHNTIKKFYDCATSGEARNAYREALKVLPFNKMLDKEGKENFFAIDNYVDEALLKSSYNEKEKLIASYRCNRLFDLDVESAYFPFGDFERLKKDSKYASLKDKRKMVVCQLELLKSDDETEMIRDYKNELRQADPFIYEAYEVIGKEMIESLDYSVKRIKEAMILKQYRERTEGTEFIQLIKNSFKVEQKYTMKYIKEELTRIYTLTGVRPQKAITGQSIKEFFHVKEINTGRKRKFLLVEAKI, encoded by the coding sequence ATGAATACACAGACTATATATATTAGCAAAAAAGAAAATGGTAAAATCCAGTATCTGACAGAGGTACTACCAATGATTCCGACCAATACTATATTATATAAAACGCTTACAGGCTTGGGAGCTACCTATGGAGAGTTAAAAGCAGACCGTAATTCAATCATTATCGAACCGAACGTCCCTGTTATCGTTGGTAAATGCAGTGATCCGAAACATAAAGAAGATAACCTGTTTGGCGTGTACGAAGGTATTTATGCGGAAGATATTATCAAGTATCTGGAAAAATCTATGGATAAGCAAATAAAAATCCTGACTACTCCCGAAAGTTTTCACAAGGTGAAAGAAGCTTTTGAAGCAATGGATATGGATATATACGGTACATGTTTCCTCTTGTTCGACGAATGTCATAAGATCGTGAAAGATGCAGATTACAGATCGGATATAACTCTACCGTTTGATGATTTCTTCTTGTTCAATGAAAAGGCATTGGTATCTGCAACTCCCATTTCTTTCAGCGATCCCCGGTTCGAAAAGCTGAAATTCCAAATTGTTAAAATCGAACCTACATTTGAGTATAAACTCCCTGTTAGATTGATCCATACAAACAACGTATTGGAACAGTTGAAAAGGACACTTGACAAACTGGATGCAACTAACATTTGTTTCTTCGTCAACTCTACGGATATGATCTATTCTTTTATCAAGCAACTGGATATTGAAAGTGAATCGACTGTGTTTTGCGCAAAGAAGAGTGTGGAAAACCTAAAAAGTCAGAAATTCAAACACGCATTCGAGCAATGGAGCAAATCCAGAATGGAGAAATACAACTTCTTCACCAGCCGTTTTTACAATGCACTGGATATTGAATTGGATATAAAACCAACGGTCATTATGATTTCAGACGTATATTTTTCTGAATACTCCATGATCGATCCGAATACGGATGCGATACAGGCAATCGGAAGATTTCGTAATGGAGTAGACAGCGTATATCACATCTTCAACACAAATGCGAATTTACCCGTCCGCACGAAAGAAGAGATCAATATCTACCTGCAAGTGAGCAAAGAGGTCCATAACACAATAAAGAAGTTTTATGATTGCGCAACTTCCGGAGAAGCAAGAAACGCCTATCGTGAAGCATTGAAAGTGTTGCCATTCAATAAAATGTTGGATAAAGAAGGAAAAGAGAATTTCTTTGCTATCGACAACTATGTGGATGAAGCCCTGCTCAAATCAAGTTACAATGAGAAAGAAAAACTGATTGCAAGTTACAGGTGCAACCGATTATTCGATTTGGATGTGGAATCCGCCTATTTCCCTTTCGGAGATTTCGAGCGATTGAAAAAGGACAGCAAATATGCTTCTTTGAAGGATAAACGCAAGATGGTTGTCTGCCAGTTGGAATTACTGAAAAGTGATGATGAAACCGAGATGATCCGCGACTATAAAAATGAATTGCGACAGGCTGATCCGTTTATTTACGAGGCATACGAAGTGATCGGAAAGGAGATGATCGAATCTCTGGATTATTCCGTAAAGCGAATTAAAGAGGCTATGATTTTAAAACAATACAGGGAGAGAACCGAAGGAACAGAATTTATCCAGTTGATAAAGAACTCCTTCAAGGTAGAACAAAAATATACGATGAAATACATTAAGGAGGAATTAACCCGTATTTATACACTTACCGGAGTAAGACCTCAAAAGGCGATCACGGGGCAATCCATAAAGGAGTTTTTCCATGTGAAGGAGATTAACACGGGTAGAAAACGTAAATTTCTATTAGTCGAGGCTAAGATATGA
- the lpxK gene encoding tetraacyldisaccharide 4'-kinase, producing MPTESNIKKHSLLSPFSFLYGIGVRFRNQLFDWGVLPTESYPIPIICIGNLAVGGTGKTPHTEYIIRLLKDSHRIAVLSRGYKRKTSGFILANNQNTSIEIGDEPYQMKHKFPDILVAVDANRRRGISNLLALPNDQRPEIILLDDAYQHRYVTPSLSIVLTDYHRLFYIDKLLPAGLLREPVNGIRRADIVIVTKCEKDMKPIEYRIIEENMKLLAHQSIHFTHITYGEIEPVFASQAKPLTRKAIRQGEELLVLSGIASPGSFIKEARKLSEKVTPLIFPDHHDFGKSDIRRIKSAFESMSSSKKYILTTEKDAARLSDNPYIPEEWKAYMYYLPITIEFCLEKRFDDEIRKHITTFQRDHILR from the coding sequence ATGCCGACAGAAAGCAACATAAAAAAGCACTCACTGCTCTCTCCTTTCTCTTTTCTATATGGGATAGGAGTCCGTTTTCGGAATCAACTGTTTGATTGGGGGGTATTGCCAACAGAGTCATACCCTATACCTATCATTTGCATTGGAAACCTGGCTGTGGGAGGAACAGGAAAAACTCCTCATACGGAATATATTATCCGCCTGTTAAAAGACAGCCATAGAATAGCTGTACTCAGCAGGGGGTATAAACGAAAAACATCCGGTTTTATCCTGGCAAACAATCAAAATACAAGCATCGAAATCGGTGATGAGCCTTATCAAATGAAACATAAGTTTCCCGATATACTTGTCGCTGTTGATGCCAACCGCCGACGGGGTATCAGCAACTTGCTGGCACTACCGAATGATCAACGTCCGGAAATTATTCTCCTCGACGATGCCTATCAACACCGTTATGTAACTCCTTCGCTTTCGATCGTACTGACAGATTATCATCGTTTGTTCTACATCGACAAATTATTACCAGCCGGCCTGCTCCGCGAACCAGTCAACGGAATACGGCGTGCAGATATAGTTATCGTAACGAAGTGTGAAAAAGATATGAAGCCGATCGAGTACCGTATCATAGAAGAAAATATGAAATTACTGGCACATCAATCCATTCATTTCACACATATTACTTATGGCGAAATAGAGCCGGTATTTGCTTCACAAGCAAAACCTCTTACACGAAAAGCCATACGTCAGGGTGAAGAACTTCTGGTTCTATCAGGTATAGCCTCTCCCGGAAGCTTTATTAAAGAGGCTAGAAAACTTTCAGAAAAAGTTACTCCATTGATTTTTCCGGATCACCATGATTTTGGAAAATCCGACATCAGACGGATAAAAAGTGCATTCGAATCAATGAGTTCATCCAAGAAATATATCCTGACAACAGAAAAAGATGCAGCCAGGTTATCAGATAATCCATATATTCCCGAAGAATGGAAAGCTTATATGTATTATCTACCGATCACCATCGAATTCTGTCTGGAGAAAAGATTCGACGATGAAATCCGAAAACATATTACAACCTTTCAAAGAGATCATATTTTACGATAA
- the thiL gene encoding thiamine-phosphate kinase, with protein sequence MSKRTEIATLGEFGLIRHLTEKIELKNESTVKGIGDDAAVLDYKEKQILVTTDLLLEGVHFDLMYVPLKHLGYKSAVVNFSDIYAMNGKPKQITISIGISKRFSVEDLEEFYSGLQLACDIYGVDIVGGDTSSSLTGMCISITCIGEGEKGKVVTRNGAKDTDLVCVSGDLGAAYMGLQLLEREKSVFKGEKDFTPDFSGKEYLLERQLKPEARKDIIEMLEKAGIVPTSMMDISDGLSSELLHISKESNVGCRIYEDRIPIDYQTAAMAEQFSMNLVTAALNGGEDYELLFTVPLTDHDKVSEMKGVKVIGHITKPELGNYLVGRDGGEVELKAQGWNSLSE encoded by the coding sequence ATGAGTAAAAGAACAGAAATAGCAACATTAGGTGAATTCGGTTTAATCCGCCACCTGACAGAGAAAATAGAGTTAAAAAACGAAAGTACAGTAAAAGGTATTGGCGACGATGCAGCAGTTCTGGACTACAAGGAGAAACAAATCCTGGTAACGACTGACCTCTTACTTGAAGGCGTTCATTTCGACCTGATGTATGTCCCGTTGAAACACCTAGGATATAAATCAGCCGTAGTCAATTTCTCCGATATCTATGCCATGAACGGCAAACCGAAACAGATTACTATCTCGATCGGAATCTCTAAACGATTCTCTGTAGAAGACCTGGAAGAGTTTTATTCAGGGCTTCAGCTCGCATGTGACATTTATGGTGTCGATATCGTAGGAGGCGACACATCTTCCTCTTTAACCGGAATGTGCATCAGCATCACTTGCATTGGCGAAGGAGAAAAAGGGAAAGTTGTAACCCGTAATGGAGCTAAAGATACTGATCTGGTTTGCGTATCCGGAGACTTGGGAGCCGCATACATGGGCCTACAGTTACTAGAACGTGAAAAGAGCGTATTCAAAGGAGAAAAGGATTTCACTCCCGATTTTTCCGGAAAAGAATATCTACTGGAACGCCAACTAAAACCGGAAGCACGCAAAGACATCATTGAAATGTTGGAGAAGGCAGGTATCGTTCCCACCTCCATGATGGATATTTCCGATGGTCTTTCCTCCGAGTTATTACACATTTCAAAAGAGAGCAATGTCGGCTGCCGTATTTACGAAGACCGAATTCCCATCGACTATCAGACCGCAGCCATGGCCGAACAGTTCAGTATGAACTTGGTAACAGCGGCCCTAAATGGCGGTGAAGATTATGAATTATTATTCACGGTTCCTTTGACTGATCATGACAAAGTATCTGAAATGAAAGGAGTTAAAGTAATCGGCCACATCACAAAACCAGAATTAGGCAACTATCTGGTAGGCCGTGATGGCGGAGAAGTTGAATTAAAAGCTCAGGGCTGGAATTCACTCAGTGAATAA
- a CDS encoding site-specific integrase → MSITINVVCYKSKVLKNNESPLMLRICKDGKRKYESIGISFAPKYWDFKVNKPTAKCPNREYIEKVITEKTKAYTDKILELKAMEREFTATTLAEKVNNPVKLKTVGDVFLDYMERLTAEKRTGYMLSVKQVYNSLIRFNKHLNIYFPDIDTAWLRKYETWLRSCNIKENTIGIRFRTLRAIYNLAIEENIVKAEYYPFNKYKVSKLHEETAKRAITKEDINKVLSYKSSNPFTRLPIDLFTFSYIMGGINFVDMAYLTKENIIDNRLIYSRRKTSKLIKLPLQPKAIELIQKYADPDNPYLFPILSTFHKTEQQQRNRIHKVITKTNNRLKVIGKEFNLPIELTTYVARHSFATSLKRSGVNTSLISEALGHSSERVTQIYLDSFGNDQMDDAMKNLL, encoded by the coding sequence ATGAGTATTACAATCAATGTCGTATGTTACAAGTCTAAAGTTCTAAAAAACAATGAATCACCTTTAATGTTACGTATCTGCAAAGATGGCAAACGGAAGTATGAAAGCATTGGAATTTCCTTTGCCCCAAAATATTGGGACTTCAAAGTGAATAAACCTACCGCCAAATGTCCTAACAGAGAGTACATTGAAAAGGTGATTACGGAGAAAACAAAAGCCTATACGGATAAAATTCTGGAATTAAAGGCTATGGAGAGGGAGTTTACTGCAACCACATTGGCGGAGAAAGTGAATAACCCTGTAAAACTAAAAACCGTCGGGGATGTCTTTCTGGATTATATGGAGAGGCTGACAGCGGAGAAACGCACAGGCTACATGCTTTCTGTCAAACAAGTTTATAACTCGCTTATAAGGTTTAACAAACATCTGAATATCTATTTTCCTGATATTGATACAGCATGGTTGCGGAAATACGAGACCTGGTTACGTTCCTGCAATATCAAAGAAAATACGATAGGCATACGTTTCAGAACATTACGAGCGATCTATAATCTGGCTATTGAGGAAAACATCGTCAAAGCAGAATATTATCCTTTCAATAAGTATAAGGTATCTAAGCTGCATGAGGAAACAGCCAAAAGAGCAATCACGAAAGAGGATATAAATAAGGTTCTCTCTTACAAGTCCAGCAACCCATTTACGAGACTACCTATCGACCTGTTTACTTTCTCCTACATCATGGGTGGTATCAACTTCGTGGATATGGCATACCTTACAAAAGAGAATATCATTGACAATCGGTTGATCTATTCCAGACGCAAAACAAGTAAATTGATAAAACTGCCATTACAGCCGAAAGCCATTGAACTGATTCAGAAATACGCTGATCCGGACAATCCCTACCTATTCCCTATCCTGTCTACCTTTCATAAAACAGAACAGCAGCAACGGAACAGGATTCATAAGGTGATTACTAAGACGAATAACCGCTTAAAAGTTATCGGCAAAGAGTTTAACTTGCCTATCGAATTGACAACATACGTTGCAAGGCACAGTTTCGCAACTTCGTTAAAAAGGTCGGGGGTGAACACCTCTTTAATCAGTGAGGCTTTAGGACATAGCTCGGAGAGAGTAACACAAATTTATTTGGATAGCTTTGGCAATGATCAAATGGATGATGCAATGAAGAATTTGCTCTAA
- the sppA gene encoding signal peptide peptidase SppA, translating to MKQFFKMMFASALGVFVAVGLISIVFIFTIIGIASSINSTPDYSPKSNTVYKLTLDGSLSDNTEENPLAMLMGETEKALSLKDILSTIQTAKENKNISGIYIEAKSLSAGSASLEAIRRALTDFKESGKFVIAYSDNYSQGCYYLCSVADKVFLNPQGTLGLVGMASQTMFYKELLKKVGIDMMIFKVGTYKGAVEPFMLDKLSDANREQIQSYMSTIWDNVTSGIAESRNISTEDINNFANQGYAFASAEKAVECKLVDELKYRPEAEEYVKELAGQSDKRLQTADITKIKSIKTINREKADRIAILYAEGEIKPEVSSSPYNVEQAITEKVATELIKLKNDNNIKAVVFRVNSPGGSAFVSEQIWRQVVELKKVKPIVVSMGDVAASGGYYISCAASKIIAEPNTLTGSIGIFGIFPNVTGLFNKLSLTTDIVKTNTYADLGDMSRPMREDEKVLIQSFVERGYETFLTRCADGRDMSKDAINEIGQGRVWTGEQAKERGLVDELGGINKAIETAASLADLSDYSLTYVSGTKDFWKEFIEKQLGEVKVSIVKSVLGDEYEYFKNLSNIKTTTGVQARLPYDVKPL from the coding sequence ATGAAACAATTTTTTAAAATGATGTTTGCCTCAGCATTAGGTGTATTTGTTGCTGTTGGCCTGATTTCCATCGTATTTATCTTCACAATAATCGGTATTGCAAGTAGCATAAATAGCACTCCCGATTACAGTCCGAAAAGCAATACCGTCTATAAACTAACACTTGACGGTAGTTTATCTGATAATACAGAAGAAAATCCTCTTGCCATGCTGATGGGAGAAACAGAAAAAGCTCTTTCCTTAAAAGATATATTATCAACAATTCAAACAGCCAAAGAAAATAAAAACATCAGTGGTATATATATAGAAGCAAAATCACTTAGTGCCGGCTCCGCCAGCCTTGAAGCAATCCGCAGAGCATTGACAGACTTTAAAGAAAGCGGTAAGTTCGTTATTGCTTACTCCGACAATTACAGCCAAGGATGTTATTATCTATGTTCAGTGGCTGACAAAGTGTTTCTTAATCCACAAGGGACATTAGGTCTTGTAGGTATGGCTTCACAGACTATGTTTTATAAAGAATTACTAAAAAAAGTCGGCATAGACATGATGATCTTTAAAGTTGGTACCTACAAAGGAGCCGTAGAGCCCTTCATGCTCGACAAATTAAGTGATGCTAATCGCGAACAGATACAATCATATATGAGTACTATCTGGGATAATGTTACTAGTGGCATTGCCGAATCGAGAAATATCTCCACCGAAGACATTAATAACTTTGCAAACCAAGGCTATGCCTTTGCTTCTGCAGAGAAAGCTGTTGAATGTAAATTGGTAGATGAATTAAAATATCGTCCGGAAGCAGAAGAATATGTTAAAGAACTAGCGGGACAAAGCGATAAACGTTTGCAAACGGCCGATATAACAAAAATAAAAAGTATAAAAACAATCAATCGGGAAAAAGCTGATCGTATTGCGATTTTGTATGCCGAGGGTGAAATCAAACCCGAAGTATCCTCTTCTCCTTATAATGTAGAGCAAGCAATTACCGAAAAGGTTGCTACCGAACTAATCAAGTTGAAGAACGACAACAATATTAAGGCCGTAGTCTTCCGTGTAAATTCTCCCGGAGGAAGCGCATTCGTATCAGAACAGATCTGGCGTCAGGTCGTAGAATTGAAAAAAGTAAAACCTATCGTTGTTTCCATGGGTGATGTTGCAGCTTCCGGAGGTTACTATATTTCATGTGCTGCCAGCAAAATCATAGCAGAACCTAACACACTAACCGGATCGATCGGTATCTTCGGTATCTTTCCGAATGTAACTGGCCTGTTCAACAAACTATCATTAACAACAGATATTGTCAAAACCAACACATACGCCGACCTGGGAGACATGAGCCGTCCAATGCGCGAAGATGAAAAAGTTCTTATCCAATCCTTCGTTGAAAGAGGATATGAAACTTTCCTTACTCGTTGTGCCGATGGCCGCGATATGAGCAAGGACGCTATCAATGAAATTGGCCAGGGACGCGTCTGGACCGGTGAACAAGCCAAGGAACGTGGGTTGGTCGACGAACTGGGCGGTATAAACAAAGCGATTGAAACAGCAGCTTCACTAGCCGACTTGAGCGATTATAGCCTGACTTATGTTTCAGGGACGAAAGATTTCTGGAAAGAATTCATTGAAAAACAATTAGGAGAAGTAAAAGTATCCATTGTAAAAAGTGTTTTAGGTGATGAATACGAATATTTTAAGAATCTGAGCAATATAAAAACAACAACCGGAGTTCAGGCACGACTACCTTATGATGTTAAACCCTTATAA